In Romboutsia lituseburensis, a genomic segment contains:
- a CDS encoding zinc dependent phospholipase C family protein: MLMSSHYLISNSILENIDKNKSFLINEKNFIYGNIKPDISSKYLFMKHYHAESFDMIIKKIKYLCKLSIDSLSKKFSLSKFNQELGVICHFLCDFFCVPHSQRWEFKHSMKKHMAYEKELTLVAKETNLSRFKGDIITHSSVEDFFFDLYNQYVNELDQKNDLLFSSVVCNSVVNYILENIIKNSLESSKLSICI; the protein is encoded by the coding sequence AAAACAAGTCTTTTCTTATTAATGAAAAGAATTTTATTTATGGAAATATAAAACCTGATATTTCATCTAAATATTTATTTATGAAGCATTATCATGCCGAATCATTTGATATGATAATAAAAAAAATAAAATATTTATGCAAATTAAGTATAGATTCACTTTCTAAAAAGTTTTCTTTAAGCAAATTTAATCAAGAGCTAGGTGTCATTTGCCACTTTCTGTGCGACTTTTTTTGTGTTCCTCATAGCCAACGTTGGGAATTTAAGCATAGTATGAAAAAACATATGGCTTATGAAAAAGAACTTACATTAGTAGCTAAAGAAACTAATTTATCAAGATTTAAAGGAGATATAATAACACATAGCTCTGTTGAGGATTTCTTTTTTGATTTATATAATCAATACGTTAATGAACTTGACCAGAAAAATGATTTATTATTTTCATCTGTTGTATGTAATAGTGTTGTAAATTATATATTAGAAAATATCATAAAAAATTCTTTAGAATCAAGCAAGTTAAGTATTTGTATTTAG
- a CDS encoding HAD family hydrolase has translation MIKHIFCDLDGTLYHNGINKTDADAINSIEKKGVIFNVATGRIFKQAVKMTEECLKLNGYYICENGSFIHNSNYDMIYKGTIDDELVKKVIARFESSNAYLYFKHDGKIVLLENLETVKSYTSDYVIDKDFINRDKFDNLVGNIGVISQDIEELNRIELYLKSEFEEVLDIYFSGENTLNIVPKGVSKRNSIKHVCNILGIGEDEIATIGDSPNDINMLEGIKYSFAMENARDSVKEKANYTVESVAKAIEVIQKINGVE, from the coding sequence ATGATAAAGCATATATTTTGTGATTTAGATGGAACTCTATATCATAATGGAATAAATAAAACAGATGCAGATGCAATAAATAGTATAGAAAAAAAAGGTGTAATATTTAATGTTGCAACAGGTAGGATTTTTAAGCAAGCAGTAAAGATGACAGAAGAGTGTTTAAAGTTAAATGGATATTATATATGTGAAAATGGTTCATTTATACATAATAGCAACTATGATATGATCTATAAAGGAACTATAGATGATGAGCTCGTAAAAAAAGTTATAGCTCGCTTTGAATCAAGTAATGCATATCTTTACTTTAAGCATGATGGGAAAATAGTTTTATTAGAAAATTTGGAAACTGTAAAATCATATACTAGTGATTATGTTATAGATAAAGATTTTATAAATAGAGATAAATTTGATAACTTAGTAGGAAATATAGGTGTTATATCTCAAGATATTGAAGAACTAAATAGAATAGAATTATATTTAAAAAGTGAGTTTGAAGAAGTTTTAGACATATATTTCTCTGGTGAAAATACATTAAATATAGTCCCTAAAGGTGTATCAAAGAGAAATTCAATAAAGCATGTATGCAATATATTAGGTATAGGTGAAGATGAAATAGCTACAATCGGAGATTCACCAAATGATATAAATATGTTAGAAGGTATTAAGTATAGTTTTGCAATGGAAAATGCAAGAGATAGTGTAAAAGAAAAAGCCAACTACACTGTAGAAAGTGTAGCAAAAGCAATCGAAGTAATACAAAAAATAAACGGTGTTGAGTAA
- a CDS encoding competence/damage-inducible protein A, giving the protein MKAEIISVGTEILLGDIVNTNAQYLAEELANIGIDVYYQITVGDNEERLYNTFKEGLTRSDIVIATGGLGPTDDDITKEVACKCFGQELKLHQPSLNKIEDYFKKINMSLSENNKKQAYFPKESIILENNYGTAPGAILKKDNKIIIVLPGPPREMKPMFEEKVKPYLKNNSNSVLVSKVLRTFGIGESLLEESIIDIIKEQNNPTIAPYAKDSEAILRITAKAFTEKEAEELISPVVEKIRSRVGSYIYGEDDTSLEEEVAKILVEKNLTISVAESCTGGLLSSSLINYPGISSVFMEGCVTYSNEAKMKRLGVKKETLDKYGAVSEQTAKEMAEGIAKQFNTNIGLSTTGIAGPEGGSVEKPVGLVYIGIYINGKTFVKRFIFNGNRQMVRLRATKNILNELRIKLL; this is encoded by the coding sequence ATGAAAGCTGAAATAATAAGTGTAGGAACAGAAATACTTTTAGGAGATATAGTAAATACAAATGCTCAATATTTGGCAGAAGAATTAGCTAACATAGGTATAGATGTATATTATCAAATAACAGTAGGAGATAATGAAGAGAGGTTATATAATACATTTAAAGAAGGTTTAACTAGAAGTGATATAGTAATAGCTACTGGAGGATTAGGCCCAACTGATGATGATATAACTAAAGAAGTTGCATGTAAATGCTTTGGACAAGAATTAAAATTACATCAACCATCATTAAATAAAATTGAAGATTATTTTAAAAAAATTAATATGAGTTTAAGTGAAAACAATAAAAAACAAGCATATTTTCCAAAAGAATCTATCATACTTGAAAATAATTATGGAACAGCACCTGGAGCTATACTAAAAAAAGATAATAAGATAATTATAGTACTTCCTGGACCGCCAAGAGAAATGAAGCCAATGTTTGAAGAAAAGGTTAAGCCATATCTTAAAAACAATAGTAATAGTGTATTAGTATCAAAAGTTCTTAGAACTTTTGGAATCGGTGAATCCCTATTGGAAGAAAGTATAATAGACATAATAAAAGAACAAAACAATCCAACTATAGCACCTTATGCAAAAGACTCAGAAGCTATACTTAGGATAACAGCTAAGGCATTTACGGAAAAAGAAGCTGAAGAATTAATCAGTCCAGTAGTTGAAAAAATAAGAAGTAGAGTGGGAAGTTATATATATGGAGAAGATGATACATCGTTAGAAGAAGAAGTTGCTAAAATTTTAGTTGAAAAGAACTTAACAATATCAGTTGCAGAGTCTTGTACAGGTGGATTATTAAGTTCATCTTTAATAAATTATCCAGGAATTTCTTCTGTATTTATGGAAGGTTGCGTAACATATTCTAATGAAGCTAAAATGAAAAGACTTGGTGTTAAAAAAGAAACATTAGATAAATACGGAGCAGTTAGTGAGCAAACCGCAAAAGAAATGGCTGAGGGTATTGCTAAACAATTCAATACTAATATAGGCTTATCAACAACAGGTATAGCAGGACCTGAAGGTGGAAGTGTAGAAAAGCCAGTAGGTCTTGTCTATATTGGAATTTATATAAATGGAAAAACTTTTGTAAAAAGATTTATATTTAATGGAAATAGACAAATGGTAAGATTAAGAGCTACTAAAAATATACTTAATGAATTGAGAATTAAATTGTTATAG
- a CDS encoding D-alanine--D-alanine ligase, with product MKIAVIMGGISSEREISLNSGLSVYNNLDKNKYEVVKIILDDKMDIFTKLSSDIDFAFLALHGKFGEDGCIQSILDTMDIPYSGCGPLTSALCMDKNMTKKILRDSNLPTAPWLVVKSVEEINYDKIDEIGYPVFIKPNCGGSSVATFFIHSKDEVLNAVKCGLEVDTAVMIEKYIPGGEYTSFVLNGEVFPTLSIKSNSEFFDYESKYSANGAIEEVVYLEESLQNKINAISKTCWDVFNCKAYVRVDIIISNGVPYVLELNTLPGMTQTSLIPQSAKAKGIEFSELLDKIIEYSLN from the coding sequence ATGAAAATAGCTGTTATAATGGGTGGAATATCTTCTGAAAGAGAAATTTCATTAAACTCAGGACTTAGCGTTTATAATAATCTTGATAAAAATAAGTACGAGGTAGTAAAAATAATTTTAGATGATAAAATGGATATATTTACTAAGCTATCTAGTGATATAGATTTCGCATTTTTAGCTCTTCATGGAAAATTTGGAGAAGATGGGTGCATTCAATCAATTTTAGACACTATGGATATACCGTATTCAGGATGTGGACCTCTTACTAGTGCTCTATGCATGGATAAAAATATGACTAAAAAGATACTTAGAGACTCTAATCTTCCTACAGCACCTTGGCTAGTTGTCAAATCTGTAGAAGAAATAAATTATGATAAAATAGATGAAATTGGTTATCCTGTATTTATAAAACCTAATTGTGGTGGTTCTAGTGTTGCAACATTTTTTATTCATTCTAAGGATGAAGTTTTAAATGCTGTTAAATGTGGCCTTGAAGTAGATACTGCTGTTATGATTGAAAAATATATTCCTGGAGGAGAGTATACATCATTTGTGCTAAATGGTGAGGTATTCCCTACTTTATCTATAAAGTCAAACTCAGAATTCTTTGACTACGAATCTAAGTATAGTGCAAACGGTGCAATTGAAGAAGTTGTTTATCTTGAAGAATCTTTACAAAATAAAATAAATGCTATTTCAAAAACTTGTTGGGATGTTTTTAATTGCAAAGCATATGTTAGAGTTGATATTATAATAAGTAATGGTGTTCCTTATGTGCTTGAACTTAATACACTTCCTGGAATGACACAAACAAGTTTAATTCCACAAAGTGCTAAAGCTAAGGGAATAGAATTTAGTGAGTTGTTAGATAAAATAATTGAATACTCTCTAAATTAA
- a CDS encoding PLP-dependent aminotransferase family protein, with translation MLFSNLKLNDNEAIYIQIKDHISSMIDKGLIPNNSKLPSTRELSQLLNVSRNSVVLAYEELKSEGIIYSISGKGTFAKSNKTLPDSTWNINWDCLENDYSKTANKMDIVKNEIPWRKDLISFKSISPNGELFDIEELKKSFLNRLSIEGHKILNYGYAQGYKPLINYLLKYMNAKGVDTVNKDILITNGFTEGLDLLLSSFIKKGDYIICENPTHNTAIKIFKSLGLNIIGIDINNNGLNFDMLEKNLNNLKDKKIKFAYITPSYHNPTGIVMSPENRYKFYNIMKKHNIAIIEDGFNEELLYSSSHIFPIASLDNGSNGVIYIGSFSKILFPGLRIGWILCDKQVISKLESVKRCKNIHVSFLDQGILYDYLSNGGFEKYVKKIRKFYGDKFTFAYECVNKYIPNEYVLGDGGLHIFIKLKNIDSRSLLLKCHENGVIFMPGDIFYVNNSHNDTIRLGFSRLTFEEIESGIKVIGRIIKEIAK, from the coding sequence TTGTTATTCTCAAATTTAAAATTAAATGATAATGAAGCGATTTATATACAAATAAAAGACCATATAAGTTCCATGATTGATAAAGGACTTATACCTAATAATAGCAAGCTCCCTTCTACAAGGGAGCTTAGCCAGCTTTTAAATGTAAGTAGAAATTCAGTTGTTTTAGCTTATGAAGAACTAAAATCAGAAGGAATTATATATTCAATATCTGGCAAAGGTACATTTGCTAAGTCAAATAAAACCCTACCAGATAGTACTTGGAATATAAACTGGGATTGTTTAGAAAATGATTATTCTAAAACTGCAAATAAAATGGATATTGTAAAAAATGAAATTCCTTGGAGAAAAGATCTTATATCTTTTAAAAGTATCTCTCCAAATGGGGAATTATTTGACATTGAAGAATTGAAAAAATCATTTTTAAATAGACTATCTATTGAAGGTCATAAAATACTTAACTACGGATATGCTCAGGGGTATAAACCATTAATTAATTATTTATTAAAGTATATGAATGCAAAAGGTGTAGATACAGTTAATAAAGATATTTTAATAACTAATGGTTTCACTGAAGGATTGGATTTATTATTATCATCCTTCATAAAAAAAGGTGATTATATAATTTGTGAAAATCCAACACATAATACTGCTATCAAAATATTTAAATCTTTAGGACTTAACATTATAGGTATAGATATAAATAATAATGGTCTTAATTTTGATATGCTTGAAAAAAATTTAAATAATCTAAAAGATAAAAAAATAAAATTTGCTTATATAACGCCTTCTTATCATAATCCTACAGGAATTGTTATGAGCCCTGAAAATAGATATAAATTTTATAACATAATGAAAAAACATAATATAGCTATAATCGAGGATGGTTTTAATGAGGAATTGCTATATTCAAGTTCTCACATCTTCCCTATAGCATCTTTAGATAACGGGAGTAATGGGGTTATCTACATAGGAAGTTTTTCAAAGATACTTTTCCCAGGTTTAAGAATTGGTTGGATTTTATGTGATAAGCAAGTTATATCTAAACTTGAAAGTGTAAAACGTTGCAAAAATATACATGTCTCATTTTTAGATCAAGGTATATTATATGATTATTTAAGTAATGGTGGATTTGAAAAGTATGTAAAAAAAATCAGAAAATTTTATGGTGATAAATTTACTTTCGCTTATGAATGTGTAAATAAATATATTCCTAATGAATATGTTTTAGGAGATGGCGGTCTTCATATCTTTATAAAATTAAAAAATATAGACTCTAGAAGTTTGCTTTTAAAATGTCATGAAAATGGTGTAATATTCATGCCCGGAGATATATTTTATGTAAATAATAGTCATAATGATACCATTAGATTAGGATTTTCTAGACTAACATTTGAAGAAATAGAATCTGGAATAAAAGTAATCGGTCGTATAATTAAAGAAATAGCTAAATAA
- a CDS encoding M15 family metallopeptidase, whose translation MIIIKKIFYFTIIVFIFLGLFFFKNIKDFDVINQSCNIVKDNSYEKAKYDSKETNLNKDIEPIFLFSPIPDEIKKSMIGYSMPKNEPISFEKLSYLKLSYYDFYGNIQIGEMIVDKRIAAEVIDIFKEVFEKKYPIDKIKLIDEYKAVDTLSMSNNNSSSFCYRTIANTNKISNHGKGLAIDINPLQNPHVIGETVNPKEGRSFADRSIIQKGMIVEGDDLYNAFVKRGWSWGGH comes from the coding sequence GTGATTATTATAAAAAAAATTTTTTACTTCACAATAATAGTTTTTATTTTTCTTGGATTGTTCTTTTTTAAAAATATAAAAGATTTTGATGTTATAAATCAGTCTTGCAATATAGTTAAAGATAATTCGTACGAAAAAGCTAAATATGATAGCAAAGAAACTAATTTAAATAAAGATATTGAACCTATTTTTTTATTTTCACCTATTCCTGATGAAATAAAAAAAAGTATGATAGGATATTCAATGCCCAAAAATGAACCAATAAGCTTTGAAAAACTTAGTTATTTAAAACTTAGTTACTATGACTTTTATGGAAATATCCAAATAGGTGAAATGATTGTAGACAAAAGAATTGCAGCTGAAGTTATTGATATATTTAAAGAAGTATTTGAAAAAAAATATCCAATTGATAAAATAAAACTTATTGATGAATATAAAGCTGTTGATACTTTATCAATGTCTAATAATAATAGTTCTTCTTTTTGCTATAGAACTATTGCAAATACAAATAAAATATCCAATCATGGTAAAGGACTAGCTATCGATATAAATCCTCTTCAAAATCCCCATGTAATTGGAGAAACAGTTAACCCAAAAGAAGGTAGATCCTTTGCAGATAGATCTATTATTCAAAAGGGTATGATAGTAGAAGGTGATGACTTATACAATGCCTTCGTTAAAAGAGGTTGGAGTTGGGGAGGTCACTGA
- a CDS encoding ABC-F family ATP-binding cassette domain-containing protein gives MNLMTLENICKSYSEKTLLENISLGINEGEKIGIIGVNGTGKSTLLKIIAGAETCDSGNIIKANRVRVEYLPQNPDYNEDFTILQQVFKGTSPEMKLLLEYQETLDSLAKNFNDDLNNKLISLQEKIDALNLWDLESEAKMVLTKLGLTNFNQKIKELSGGQRKRVSLASALITPCELLILDEPTNHLDNDTIDYLEEYLNNRRGSLIMITHDRYFLDRVSNRIIELDKGRLFSYDGNYSIFLEKKMERLALEASMEEKRQNLMRTELAWVRRGAKARTTKQKARLQRFDELTSQETFAPDEKMDISVGSTRLGNKIIEMHNISKSFGDKILIKDLDYTLARTDRIGIIGKNGMGKSTLINILNGSISPDSGHIETGETVKIGCFNQDDSHMHPEMRAIDYVKEASDYIETADGTKISASQMCERFLFNSTMQYTHIGKLSGGERRRLHLLRTLMTAPNVLLLDEPTNDLDIETLNRLEDYLDEFRGVVITVSHDRYFLDRICNKIFAYEGVGNINIYTGNYSDYQIYREIQGIEFEEDKKEKLSAPTPKKEKPKNDKKLKFTYNEQREFESIDSDIEKLENKIEELDSSTSKYATDFTKLQEILDSKAKAEAELEYKYERWEYLNNLAEEIANSKN, from the coding sequence ATGAATTTAATGACGTTAGAAAATATATGCAAAAGTTACTCTGAAAAAACACTTCTAGAAAATATTTCACTTGGTATTAACGAAGGTGAAAAAATAGGTATCATAGGAGTTAATGGTACAGGTAAATCTACTTTACTTAAGATTATAGCTGGTGCTGAAACATGCGACAGTGGAAATATAATTAAGGCTAATAGAGTTAGAGTTGAGTACTTACCTCAAAATCCTGATTATAATGAAGATTTTACAATCTTACAGCAAGTTTTTAAAGGTACTTCTCCTGAAATGAAACTACTACTTGAATATCAAGAAACCTTAGATTCTTTAGCTAAAAATTTTAATGATGATTTAAATAATAAACTTATTTCACTTCAAGAAAAAATTGATGCACTTAATCTTTGGGATTTAGAAAGTGAAGCTAAAATGGTTTTAACAAAACTTGGTTTAACTAACTTTAATCAAAAAATAAAAGAACTATCTGGAGGACAAAGAAAAAGAGTTTCTCTTGCTTCTGCTCTTATAACACCTTGTGAATTATTAATTTTAGATGAACCTACTAACCATTTAGACAATGATACTATAGATTACCTAGAAGAATATCTTAATAATAGACGTGGTTCTCTAATTATGATAACTCATGATAGATATTTCTTAGATAGAGTTTCTAATAGGATAATTGAATTAGATAAAGGTAGATTATTTAGCTATGATGGTAATTATTCAATATTTTTAGAAAAGAAAATGGAAAGATTAGCTCTTGAGGCAAGTATGGAAGAAAAACGCCAAAATCTTATGAGAACAGAACTTGCATGGGTAAGAAGAGGCGCTAAAGCACGTACAACAAAACAAAAAGCCAGACTACAACGTTTCGATGAGCTAACTAGTCAAGAAACTTTTGCTCCTGATGAAAAAATGGATATATCTGTCGGTTCTACCAGATTAGGTAATAAAATTATAGAAATGCATAATATATCTAAATCCTTTGGTGATAAAATTCTTATAAAAGATTTAGATTATACTTTAGCTCGTACTGATAGAATAGGAATCATTGGTAAAAATGGTATGGGTAAATCTACTCTTATAAATATATTAAATGGTTCAATTTCACCAGATAGTGGTCATATTGAAACTGGTGAAACTGTTAAAATTGGATGCTTTAATCAAGATGATTCACATATGCATCCTGAAATGAGAGCTATAGATTATGTGAAAGAAGCAAGTGATTACATTGAAACTGCTGATGGAACTAAAATATCAGCATCTCAAATGTGTGAAAGATTTTTATTTAATTCCACTATGCAATATACTCATATAGGTAAATTATCAGGTGGTGAGAGACGTAGACTTCATTTACTTAGAACTCTTATGACTGCTCCTAATGTTCTTTTACTAGATGAACCTACAAATGATTTAGATATAGAAACACTTAATAGATTAGAAGACTATTTAGATGAGTTTAGAGGGGTTGTTATAACTGTTTCTCATGATAGATATTTCTTAGATAGAATTTGTAATAAAATTTTTGCTTACGAAGGTGTTGGAAATATAAATATTTATACTGGTAATTACAGTGATTATCAAATATATAGAGAAATACAAGGAATAGAGTTTGAGGAAGATAAAAAAGAAAAATTATCAGCTCCTACTCCTAAAAAAGAAAAACCTAAAAATGATAAAAAACTTAAATTTACTTACAACGAGCAAAGAGAATTTGAATCTATAGATAGTGACATTGAAAAGCTTGAAAATAAAATAGAAGAACTAGATTCTAGTACTTCTAAATATGCTACTGATTTTACTAAACTTCAAGAAATCCTTGATAGTAAAGCTAAAGCTGAGGCTGAACTTGAGTATAAATATGAAAGATGGGAATATTTAAATAACCTAGCTGAAGAAATAGCTAACTCTAAAAACTAA
- a CDS encoding ECF transporter S component, with amino-acid sequence MNNKTKKIVLNGLMIALVCIATMTIQIPTPGTNGYVNIGDGVIFISSILFGPISGMVAGGVGSAMADILSGYSHWALFTLIIKGLEGYIVGIIIKNSSNMFRTIFATVVGTFIMVVGYFLAGIILKGSVIISAGSIPSNLVQGIMSMILAIPLSYSLNKVKYVKTLKLNF; translated from the coding sequence ATGAATAATAAAACGAAAAAAATTGTATTAAATGGACTAATGATAGCCTTAGTTTGTATTGCAACAATGACTATTCAAATACCTACTCCTGGCACGAATGGATATGTTAATATAGGAGATGGTGTTATATTTATTTCATCAATTTTGTTTGGACCTATTTCAGGTATGGTAGCAGGGGGTGTAGGCTCAGCGATGGCAGATATTTTAAGTGGATATTCACACTGGGCTTTATTTACACTTATTATAAAAGGACTTGAAGGTTATATTGTTGGAATAATTATAAAAAATAGCAGTAATATGTTTAGAACTATTTTTGCAACTGTAGTTGGGACTTTTATAATGGTAGTAGGATATTTTTTAGCAGGGATAATACTTAAGGGTAGTGTTATAATTTCAGCAGGTTCTATACCATCAAATTTAGTTCAAGGAATAATGAGTATGATATTAGCTATTCCGCTTTCATATTCTCTGAATAAAGTAAAATATGTAAAAACTCTTAAATTAAATTTTTAA
- a CDS encoding tetratricopeptide repeat protein, with translation MAINEIFREMFDNQKREKELEHQKEIIKKTLESQGSMLNDFEVGMDLLEDENYEEAFILLDRCAQKNNSQAQYEVGRLLKEGLGVDKDVEKSKKYLLESYKHGFKKSGLLLREMRYQEQGQLDKKINTDFNTKYSELGFKIDMPIDWIELDSKNKACFDAIAIDNFNGDVIFNIKMQVFLIEIPDNMTGCVSLDRVANNMGCIESVDFNNGSCDGKLICGEGIDGTCNYIFISKGKRGVYDVRVIVDKYLEPIYEDIIDHIIYSFDIIEKL, from the coding sequence ATGGCTATAAATGAGATATTTAGGGAAATGTTTGATAATCAAAAAAGAGAAAAAGAACTAGAACATCAAAAGGAAATAATAAAAAAGACATTAGAAAGCCAGGGAAGTATGTTGAATGATTTTGAAGTAGGTATGGATTTATTAGAGGATGAAAATTATGAAGAAGCATTTATTTTATTAGATAGATGTGCACAAAAAAACAATTCACAAGCACAATATGAAGTTGGACGATTATTAAAAGAAGGTTTAGGAGTAGATAAAGACGTAGAAAAATCCAAAAAATATTTACTAGAATCTTATAAACATGGGTTTAAAAAATCTGGGTTATTGTTAAGAGAAATGCGATATCAAGAACAAGGACAGTTAGATAAAAAAATAAATACAGACTTTAATACAAAATACAGTGAGCTTGGATTTAAAATAGATATGCCTATAGATTGGATAGAATTAGATTCAAAAAATAAGGCCTGTTTTGATGCAATAGCAATTGATAACTTTAATGGGGATGTAATTTTTAATATAAAGATGCAAGTTTTTTTAATAGAAATACCAGACAATATGACAGGTTGCGTGTCACTTGATAGAGTAGCAAACAATATGGGATGTATAGAGTCAGTTGATTTTAATAATGGAAGTTGTGATGGGAAGCTAATATGTGGAGAGGGCATAGATGGAACTTGTAATTATATATTTATATCTAAGGGGAAAAGAGGTGTATACGATGTAAGGGTTATAGTAGATAAGTATCTTGAACCTATATATGAAGATATAATAGACCATATTATATATAGTTTTGATATAATAGAAAAATTATAG
- a CDS encoding YjiH family protein produces the protein MEKNISTATQSGSSRLFKFLIPSFFGLLLFIVPLPYGAMVPLEGLSPINIGIGFLAELIKILIGDNMVNIALVVIVASAILSVLSKFINIKNDFLNSVLNVSPFWLICRILGAIFISMAVFGFGPEVIKSEITGQTMLGLLPSLLAIFLVSGFLLPLVVDFGLMDLFGTMISKSMYKLFKVPGRSAVDAISSWLGDGTLGIMITNTQYQQGFYTAKEAAIISVCFSLVSLPFSTVIADQLGFMPLFVPFYGTVCLASLACALIMPRIFPLKGFKNTTFNNVEHLKEELVPEGESAIKFGFTKALDRAEIAPSFTTILTNGCKTVIDMYLGLLPLVMAWGTLALIVAEFTPFFNIISLPIVYVLEFLKIPDAQAAAPAVLVGFTDMFLPSIMISGEGISQVTQFIIGVLSITQLIYLTETGAVILKSDIPLNLKDLFIIFLMRTLIALPIITIIAKILLS, from the coding sequence ATGGAAAAAAATATTTCAACTGCTACTCAGTCCGGTAGTTCTAGATTATTTAAATTCTTAATACCATCATTTTTCGGATTATTATTATTTATAGTTCCCCTGCCGTATGGTGCGATGGTACCATTAGAAGGGTTATCGCCTATAAATATAGGTATTGGTTTTTTAGCTGAACTTATAAAAATATTGATCGGTGACAATATGGTTAATATTGCATTAGTTGTTATAGTTGCTTCTGCTATATTATCTGTTTTAAGTAAATTTATAAATATTAAAAATGATTTTTTAAATAGTGTTCTAAATGTTTCTCCATTTTGGCTAATTTGTAGAATACTTGGTGCAATATTTATATCTATGGCAGTATTTGGATTTGGACCTGAAGTTATAAAATCTGAAATAACAGGCCAGACAATGCTAGGGCTTCTACCTAGTTTACTTGCAATATTCTTAGTATCAGGATTCCTATTACCATTAGTTGTAGACTTTGGACTTATGGATTTATTCGGTACCATGATTTCTAAGTCCATGTATAAATTATTTAAAGTTCCTGGTCGTTCTGCTGTTGATGCAATTTCATCATGGTTGGGTGATGGTACTTTAGGAATAATGATTACTAATACTCAATATCAACAAGGATTTTATACTGCAAAAGAAGCTGCTATTATATCAGTTTGTTTCTCTTTAGTATCTTTACCATTTTCTACTGTTATAGCAGACCAATTAGGATTTATGCCTTTATTTGTTCCATTTTATGGTACTGTTTGTTTAGCATCATTAGCGTGTGCTCTAATTATGCCTCGCATATTCCCACTTAAAGGATTTAAAAACACTACGTTTAACAATGTTGAACATTTAAAAGAAGAATTAGTACCTGAGGGTGAAAGCGCAATTAAGTTTGGATTTACTAAGGCTTTAGATAGAGCTGAAATCGCTCCATCATTCACAACAATTTTAACAAATGGATGTAAAACTGTAATAGATATGTATTTAGGATTACTACCTCTAGTTATGGCATGGGGAACTTTAGCTCTTATAGTAGCAGAGTTTACTCCTTTCTTTAATATTATTTCATTACCTATAGTTTATGTACTTGAGTTCTTAAAAATACCAGATGCACAAGCTGCAGCACCTGCTGTATTAGTTGGATTCACTGATATGTTTTTACCTTCTATAATGATATCTGGAGAAGGAATAAGCCAAGTTACACAGTTTATAATAGGAGTTTTATCTATAACTCAATTAATATATTTAACTGAAACAGGTGCAGTTATATTAAAATCTGATATACCATTAAATTTAAAAGATTTATTTATAATATTTTTAATGCGTACTTTAATTGCATTACCTATAATAACTATTATTGCTAAGATATTATTATCATAA